In a genomic window of Zingiber officinale cultivar Zhangliang chromosome 9B, Zo_v1.1, whole genome shotgun sequence:
- the LOC122024563 gene encoding rop guanine nucleotide exchange factor 9-like, with the protein MTSTSSLAGGSSSQRCALRRSNALRSKYGAVNPVIVRFLKPAHGGDAAGKREEACDASARKPPSLVMQTAGGINAAMEGKAIFHSKGRKVGCRLERQQNGAMPTLRGKGACLNRCPSEMEIVKEKFSKLLLGEDMSGGGKGVSSALALSNAITNLAASVFSEQRRLEPMPTERKVRWRKQIDWILSVADHIVDFIPSQQKTDHGSNMEVMVTVQRRDLQMAIPALRKLDALLLDYLDNFKDHNEFWYVSKDANESEKENSNKNDGKWWLPIVKVHPNGLSEVSQKWLQFQKDSVNQVLKAAMAINSQVLMEMEIPGAYLESLPKNGKACLGDAIYRSITDEVFDLEQFLKSMDLSTEYKILDLVNRIEASIVIWKRKLQNKENKTSWASPISLQKREQFEERAETILVLIKQRFPGLPQSVLDTSKIQYCKDVGQSILESYSRVLESLAFTVMSQIEDVLDAASETEKKNEGICKGISNANDTKKRTLPDAAKAKNLAYFDKLESL; encoded by the exons ATGACCTCGACATCTTCTTTGGCCGGCGGCTCTTCCTCTCAGAGATGTGCGCTGCGCCGGTCTAATGCTCTGCGGTCGAAGTATGGAGCGGTGAATCCTGTCATAGTTCGATTTCTCAAGCCAGCGCACGGAGGTGACGCGGCGGGGAAACGCGAGGAGGCTTGCGATGCCTCCGCGCGCAAACCGCCAAGTCTGGTCATGCAGACTGCGGGTGGGATTAATGCGGCAATGGAGGGGAAAGCGATCTTCCATAGCAAGGGAAGGAAGGTCGGATGCCGGCTTGAACGGCAGCAGAATGGGGCAATGCCTACCTTGCGAGGAAAAGGTGCCTGCCTAAACAGATGCCCTTCAG AAATGGAGATAGTGAAGGAAAAGTTTTCAAAGCTACTTTTGGGTGAAGACATGTCTGGTGGTGGTAAAGGAGTGTCATCAGCTCTTGCTCTGTCCAATGCCATCACAAATCTTGCTG CCTCTGTATTTAGTGAACAGCGGCGTCTAGAACCTATGCCTACTGAAAGAAAAGTTAGATGGAGAAAACAAATTGACTGGATACTATCTGTCGCCGATCATATTGTAGATTTCATTCCTTCACAACAAAAAACTGATCATGGATCCAACATGGAG GTTATGGTGACAGTGCAACGCAGAGATCTTCAAATGGCTATCCCTGCTTTGAGAAAGCTCGATGCATTGCTTCTT GACTATCTTGACAACTTCAAAGATCATAATGAGTTTTGGTATGTATCTAAGGATGCTAATGAATCTGAGaaggaaaattcaaacaaaaatgatGGCAAATGGTGGCTTCCGATCGTGAAAGTCCATCCAAATGGACTATCTGAAGTTTCCCAAAAATGGCTTCAATTTCAGAAAGATTCTGTTAATCAGGTTCTCAAGGCAGCTATGGCTATAAACTCTCAGGTTCTAATGGAAATGGAAATCCCTGGAGCTTACCTAGAATCCCTGCCAAAG AATGGGAAAGCTTGCCTTGGTGATGCAATTTACAGGAGCATAACTGATGAGGTCTTCGACCTTGAACAATTCCTCAAATCAATGGACCTGTCGACCGAGTACAAGATCCTTGATCTCGTAAATCGAATTGAGGCATCGATTGTCATTTGGAAGCGGAAGTTGCAGAACAAGGAGAACAAAACATCATGGGCTTCACCAATCAGCTTGCAGAAGAGGGAGCAGTTTGAGGAACGAGCCGAGACCATTTTAGTCCTTATCAAGCAGCGGTTTCCTGGCCTTCCTCAATCAGTTCTTGACACGAGCAAAATACAGTACTGCAAA GATGTTGGGCAGTCCATCTTGGAAAGCTACTCGAGAGTTTTAGAGAGTTTAGCTTTCACTGTGATGTCACAAATCGAGGACGTCCTCGATGCTGCTTCAGAGACAGAAAAGAAGAATGAAGGAATCTGTAAAGGCATTTCAAACGCAAATGACACGAAGAAGAGGACACTTCCTGATGCTGCAAAAGCAAAGAATTTAGCATACTTTGATAAGCTTGAAAGTCTATGA